In Desulfovibrio sp., the genomic stretch GCCTTTTCGGTTCCGAACCGGCGCTGGAATGTAATCAGGTCCATATCGTGGTAAGGTTTGGCCATGGCGAGCCTCCTCAACAGTCTAGATTCTTTCTATAAAGTATGGAAATTGCGGAGCGAAGGCAATAGCCACGTAAAGTTATGTAACGTTTCCTATAAATGATACTGTAACTGAACGGAGATTGTTGCAACAATGCACGACAAATACGATACAACGTCAAGAAAGAACATGGATAACGTCGTAACGGGGCGTAAACCAGTTCTGGAACTGGTGGGCAGGGATCCTGGCAGCATCGAACAGGTGCTCCTCCGGCAAGGGCTCAAGGGGCAGGACATAAAAGAACTGATTGATGCATGCAAGGCGCATGGTGTGCGTTTCAGATTCCTCCCTGAAGACGCTCTCAGCCGTAGCGTCCCTGGTTGCAGGCAGGGAGTCGCGGCCTTTGTCGCAGCCAGGGCGTTCATTTCATTGGAAGAACTGCTTCACGGCGCAAGAAGAGCACCATTGCCGGTCGTTCTTGCCTTAGACCAAGTGCAGGACCCAGGCAATGTTGGAAGCTTGGCCAGGACACTCCTTGCACTCGGCGGCGGAGGGCTCATAGTGCCCAAGCATCACGGTGCACGCTTGGGTGGGGCCGCGTCAAAAGCGTCCGCCGGTGCACTGGAGCGCCTGCCGGTACATCACTGTGTGAATCTTTCCCGGGACCTGGAAGAATGCGCCGAGGCGGGGTTCACCATCTGCAAGGCCGAGGCCGGCCCTGAGGGGCGAAATGTGTTCACCGCAACATTCGATTTCCCCCTGGTGCTGGTGCTGGGCGGAGAGGAAAAAGGGGTCCGGCCGGGAGTGGCCAAGCGTTGCGATCAAAGCCTGTTCATCCCTATGCCCGGCAACTTCGAATCCTTGAACGTGGCTCAGGCCGGAGCCATCGTGCTCGGTCAGATGGCCAGGCAGTCTCTTATCAAAGCGTAGAGACGCAGCGGAGTGATTTTCCCGGCCTGCCGGGAGCCAAGGCTTGTGGAACCAGATGTTTATTCAGGCGGGGTCCCGGCGGCCCACTCCCCAGCCCATGGAGCGGGACAGACGAAGGTCTGGTCCGCGAGAGACAGGCGCCAGGCATGCAGGTACATGGGGGGAGGGCCTCCCCCGTACTTTGCATCGCCGACAATTGGGTGGCCCCGCGAGGCGAGCTGGGTCCGTATTTGATGCGTGCGTCCGGTGAATAACCGTACCTTGAGAAGCGTCCTCTCCGCTTCAATGACAAGCGGCAGGGCCTGCAATCTGGCCTCCTTGCCTGTCTCTTTGACCTCTCCCTCCGAGTTCAATTTGCCTTTCCCCATTCTGTTGCTGGGCACCATTTTTTCGCGTCCAACAGGGCCAGCTTTTTCCAGGTGGTCGGTGAACTCTGCGGGTTCTCCCTGCGCGGAGAGGGTCCACCGGCCCCTCACCCAGCACAGATATTCTTTTACGGCCCGCCTGCTCTTGAAGGCTTCGTGCGCATGGGTCAAGGCCCAGTGGGTCTTGGCGACCAGAAGCACACCAGAGGTATCGCGGTCCAGACGATGTGCTATGGAGGGAACGAAGGGTGCCGCGGCATAGGCCTTGGCAAGGCGGGTCTGCACAGAATCCGTCCAACCGCTGCCAGGGTGAACCGGCAGGCCAGTTGGCTTGGCGATAACCAGCCAGTCTTCTGTTTCCGCCAGTATGACGAGATCAAGCGGCGCGGGATCTTGAAAGTATACGTCGAGAGACCCAACCCTGTCGGTCCGCCCCTGGGGAACCTCGGCAAAAGGCGGCAGACGGACGGTCTGACCCTTAGCCAGCCGGTCAAAAGGTTTAACCCTTTTCCCGTCCACTCGGATTTGGCCGGTGCGAATCCAGCGCATGAAGACCGAGCCGGGCACGTCCTTGCCCAATACCCGGGAGAGGTACTGCAGGAGCTTTTGGCCTGCCTCGGCATGAGAAACAATGAGATGCATGGGACCGGACACGTCGCCCTCCGCT encodes the following:
- a CDS encoding RNA methyltransferase; amino-acid sequence: MDNVVTGRKPVLELVGRDPGSIEQVLLRQGLKGQDIKELIDACKAHGVRFRFLPEDALSRSVPGCRQGVAAFVAARAFISLEELLHGARRAPLPVVLALDQVQDPGNVGSLARTLLALGGGGLIVPKHHGARLGGAASKASAGALERLPVHHCVNLSRDLEECAEAGFTICKAEAGPEGRNVFTATFDFPLVLVLGGEEKGVRPGVAKRCDQSLFIPMPGNFESLNVAQAGAIVLGQMARQSLIKA
- a CDS encoding RluA family pseudouridine synthase translates to MHLIVSHAEAGQKLLQYLSRVLGKDVPGSVFMRWIRTGQIRVDGKRVKPFDRLAKGQTVRLPPFAEVPQGRTDRVGSLDVYFQDPAPLDLVILAETEDWLVIAKPTGLPVHPGSGWTDSVQTRLAKAYAAAPFVPSIAHRLDRDTSGVLLVAKTHWALTHAHEAFKSRRAVKEYLCWVRGRWTLSAQGEPAEFTDHLEKAGPVGREKMVPSNRMGKGKLNSEGEVKETGKEARLQALPLVIEAERTLLKVRLFTGRTHQIRTQLASRGHPIVGDAKYGGGPPPMYLHAWRLSLADQTFVCPAPWAGEWAAGTPPE